A genomic region of Macrobrachium nipponense isolate FS-2020 chromosome 40, ASM1510439v2, whole genome shotgun sequence contains the following coding sequences:
- the LOC135212190 gene encoding uncharacterized protein LOC135212190 gives MEARGNKMLAWMLLTASVVYLHIVHIQGLQMDYHSEMSLISASTDYRVISAASTCACRVQCLKEVQCTAVTVKTDYSTGMTNCSFTNRTYLTSADLYSSGTAITWIKPGVYKQFTTTTPATTTSTTTTTTTTTPTTTSTSIQPPLQLQLLLQLLLTSTTTSTSTTTSTSTTTSTPTTTSTFSYNLLQLQPPFNYNTPSNNSRLRLQVSLVCKSHSI, from the exons ATGGAAGCGAGGGGGAACAAGATGCTGGCTTGGATGTTGCTGACCGCATCGGTGGTTTACCTTCACATCGTCCACATTCAGGGTCTCCAGATGGACTACCACTCagaaatgtccttaatatccgcCTCCACTGACTATCGAGTGATATCCGCTGCAAGCACCT GTGCCTGTCGTGTGCAGTGTCTTAAAGAAGTACAGTGCACTGCTGTTACGGTGAAGACGGATTACAGCACAG GGATGACCAACTGTTCATTTACAAACAGGACCTACTTGACCTCTGCTGACCTGTACTCATCTGGAACCGCAATCACATGGATTAAACCAG GAGTATACAAACAATTTACAACAACTACCCCGGCAACAACCACTTCGACAacaaccaccactaccaccaccactccAACTACAACTTCTACTTCAATACAACCACCACTCCAACTACAACTTCTACTTCAACTACTTCTAACTTCAACTACAACTTCTACTTCAACTACAACTTCTACTTCAACTACAACCTCCACTCCAACTACAACTTCTACTTTCAGTTACAATCTACTTCAACTACAACCTCCATTCAACTACAACACGCCATCCAATAACAGTCGG TTGCGGTTACAAGTTTCTTTAGTGTGCAAAAGTCATTCAATATAA
- the LOC135212191 gene encoding uncharacterized protein LOC135212191 has product MDADNCSNALILYEAAISEIERRLNELDALPGITSGDSNEKAIIKRCLSKETLQALYQRYDTCELSVDQLRKGIEKLIERLGRSTKRIKLNAVVCNHVNTSIHTPGLHNVYLRLQERGVKLADKNIESDTLSDIGLIIGADYYNAFVYCHDKYDDVCLLGSTAGAVIFGPIPNWACNVISDDENVRSVISTQSIVCSRVTASVNPLEDEDISRLWSLDTIGIGKDARSYNDQAAIEHFNETIVKLEDNSFDPVDGINHYLPHHPVFKESATTPIRIVFNASSKESHHAKSLNDCLHAGPNLATKLTDMLLEFRQNKYAVVADISKAFLRIGINENHRDFTRFLWFADRDFKHVKTFRFKVLLFGATCSPFLLNQTYSIICKTIQIPSPTQSRKSFMMDNFMKTYEKCEDFRTRE; this is encoded by the exons ATGGATGCAGACAATTGTAGTAATGCACTCATTTTGTATGAGGCTGCTATAAGTGAAATCGAACGACGTTTGAATGAG TTAGACGCTTTACCAGGTATTACGAGCGGCGActctaatgagaaagcaattatcaAGCGGTGTTTATCCAAGGAAACATTGCAAGCCTTGTATCAGAGATATGATACTTGTGAACTCAGTGTAGATCAATTGAGAAAGGgcattgagaaattaattgagcGTTTAGGTAGAA GTACTAAACGTATCAAATTAAATGCTGTTGTTTGTAATCATGTTAACACTTCCATACACACACCTGGTCTACACAACGTGTATCTGCGATTGCAAGAACGAGGTGTTAAACTGGCAGATAAGAATATTGAATCAGATACCCTCAGTGATATAGGCTTGATTATTGGTGCTGATTATTATAATGCATTTGTGTATTGTCACGATAAATATGATGATGTATGTTTGCTTGGTAGCACCGCCGGTGCTGTTATTTTTGGTCCTATACCCAATTGGGCTTGTAATGTTatcagtgatgatgaaaatgtAAGATCTGTAATAAGTACACAGAGTATAGTTTGCTCGAGAGTCACTGCTTCTGTAAATCCTCTTGAAGATGAGGATATTTCTAGACTGTGGTCCTTAGATACGATCGGCATCGGGAAGGATGCGCGATCCTATAACGACCAAGCAGCGATCGAACATTTCAATGAGACTATT GTAAAGTTAGAAGATAACTCCTTTGATCCAGTTGATGGCATTAATCATTATTTACCTCACCACCCAGTTTTCAAGGAATCTGCTACGACTCCAATTAGGatagttttcaatgcaagtaGTAAGGAGTCACACCATGCAAAGTCCCTCAATGATTGTTTACATGCGGGACCTAATCTGGCGACGAAATTGACAGATATGCTGCTGGAATTTCGTCAGAACAAATATGCTGTAGTAGCAGACATAAGTAAAGCTTTCCTTAGAATAGGAATTAATGAAAATCACAGAGATTTCACAAGATTCTTATGGTTTGCTGATAGAGATTTTAAGCATGTCAAGACTTTCAGATTTAAGGTTTTATTGTTTGGAGCTACTTGTTCACCTTTTCTGTTGAATCAGACATACAGTATCATTTGCAAAACTATTCAGATCCCATCGCCAACTCAGTCAAGAAAGTCCTTTATGATGGATAACTTTatgaaaacttatgagaaatgtgaAGATTTTAGAACTCGAGAGTAA